The Sylvia atricapilla isolate bSylAtr1 chromosome 9, bSylAtr1.pri, whole genome shotgun sequence genomic sequence GGGGAATGGTTGGATTCAGGGGgtttttccaacccaaaattCTGGATATATAAAGCCCCAGGAGTCGCTGTGTGCTCTTACCTAACTTGACAGGAAAGCCTGGTGGAAGCTTCATTTGAACAAATTCTCTAAGTTTGTTAAAGTGCTTGAAGGGTGCAATGACTTCTAAGACATTCAACAACCTGcaaaggagagcagagcctgtgACAGATCCTCCTGCCACATCCTGTCCCTCTGGAACAGGAAAACATGATCCAAAAGGGcccaggggacagaggaggTGACAATGACATCATCccccctctccatcccagggTTAAAGGGTCACCCACATCCTGCTCCCAGTGATCCAGAATTAAACAAAGCAGGATAACAATTCCTTGTCCCCATTTCCCACAGGAGATGAGGGATGAGTTACCACCCCCCTTCTCCATGGACATGTGGAACTGACCTGGCTTATCATGgggaaaagcatttcagaattcTGTGGGATCAGGCACCAGTTACTCATAACCCTGCCCAAAACTCAGCTCTTATCACACCCAGGTAAGGACTTGgctcctcccccagccccagcagctcccagcttcCCAGTTTAAGGGATTCCTTGCTCATCTCCTGCGGATGTGGAGGGCTCTGCAGTTCATGGACAGGTTAAAACATTCCCAACAGGAATAAAgctcccacaggcaggagctTGGACTCACGATTCGATTCCTAAGGGGAATTCCTGGCTCATTGCTATCGTGGCTTTGAAGGTTTTCTTGCTCTCCTTGCAgaccagctccctgcccaggtgaggagctctgtgagggagagggagaggcaAAGTCAGTGTTTCCCAGGGAAACTCTGGGTttagaggaaggaaaacagacttGGGTTGGAAAACATCAAGGAAGACTCTCTACTTTCAAAGGATTTGCTTTATTGTAAAGCTGTGCACAGTAAAGATAAAATCTAAAGATAAAATTTAGATTACTCTGACTTCTGCTAAACCAGGAGACAAGACAAGAACAGGAAAACTACTCCAATAAAATAATTCCTCATAAACATGGTGTTAATAAACCCTACAGGAAGTGTTTATTTCCCACTACCCAGAAatgcccacggcagggggtgcaactggatgggctttaaggtcccttccaacccaaagcattccaggaTTCCCTGAGGCACTGTGCTCCCACAGACAAGGATCACTTCCCAGCCCTCTGGGAAACCCAGACACCAAACCcagccttcctccctccccacaaAACTACACACAGGCAGCACCCACACCAAGCAGAGAACTCTAAACCCCCAGCAaacctccccagccccacaacAGGGACCCAGAGGTGTCCCAGGGACAgctggcagagccagcagcactcACTTGCCACTCTCTGCAGAGATGTACTCCTCCCAGGAGATGGTGTTGGGTGATGGTGGTGTCAGCGACTGCCGGCGCACGGGCTGTGGGACAGATGGAGCTCAGCTCGGGGCTCCTGGCCCCTCCTCATCCTGATATTCCCACCTGGAACTGCCCCTCAGCTCCAACCACACCCACAGCACCTGCCCTGcttgtcccagctcctgctcccagccctcacTGAGGTGTTTGGCCTCGAAGGGCACTTTCTGTAggactgggctgtgctgctccatcaTAATGAGTTAATTCGGGGCTCCGAGtgccaaggcagcagctccagctcacacagaaataaattaatcacTTTAAAAGCTCTGTGTTCGTTCCCAGCTGAAGCCTGGCTCGTTCTGAAGAGCTCTTGATTTCCTGGTGCTAATCACAGGCTTCCTCCCATTTTAATGAAGCTCAAAGGAACACGATTGCCTTTCTGGCTTCCCTTTCATTCCCAACAATCAACATCGGGTCTGAAAGAATCCGAAGTGATTTGCCACAGCCAAACCCCTCATCTCTTCTAAGAGACAAATTAAGGCTGAATACCCAATATAACCACAGAAATCCCTCCCTGTGTGCACTAATCAGGGTAATTCATTAATGCATCACCACAATTATACTTGTGGGTCATGttgatgatttttaaattatgccaatcgaaagaaaataaaaacattatctCTGTATTTTTGCACCATGAGTGGTGTGCAAGATTATTCTCCCAGACCCTTGGGAAGAGTTTATACCTCAAAATTCTGCTCCATGAGGTTGCCCCCTTTGCTCAGGCTCTCCATGATCGCTTTATTCCGAAGGATGTCCTCCTCACTGAGATgttcccttcttttcctggactccaacacaaGTCCATTCACCAAGTAGAAATCTGCCAGGAAGTTTCCTACTCTTTCCTGCACCGAAGGAATTGGGACATTAATGACTCAcagaagatgaaataaaaacGTTCTGATTCTTGAGTATCAAATAATGGCAGTAAGGGAGCTTGGGGATTGAGCTGGCAGTGGGCAATCCCATAAATCCAGCAGGAACCGGTACTTCTCATGAAGGGAAGCTTTAAGACAGAGATTGTTGGAGAATTTGAGTGAAATCCCTTTCCAGAGCACTGCCTTTCTCCAGCAGGAGAACACAGAATCCTTCCTGTACTCCCTGGGATCACCCTGCAGAGATCAGAGGCTCTTGGAATAAAACCATTCCCAGTACAATCTGTCCTCCCCCTGCCCAACAGCTACAGAATCTTTCTTCCCTTGAAGGCAGTCCAGCAGAGATTCCACATGGAATGAACTTCTGGTTAATGGGGATACAGGGATTTTTCCTTTGTCCTGAACACCTTTttcctgggttgtttttttttagaagGGATCTcaaagcccatcccatcccaactccctgccatgggcagggacattccattatcccaggctgctccaagccctgtccagcctggccttgagcaccaccagggatggagcagccacaatTTCTCCAGGAAATCTGCTCCAATGCTTCTCCCAgtgcctttccctcctctctgctgcccagcaccagGCTCTGAGCTTCCCTCCCACTCACAGTTTTGTCCTCCCTGAAGAGCCACCCTGTCTGGGCCCGTGTGAACGTGATGGATTTGGTGGATAAGGTGGCAGAGTAAATATCACTGCTCATCAAAATGTCAACCTCCTCTTCTGTCTCCATCTCAgattcctggaagaaaaaaaaaaaaaaaaaaaaaaacacaaaatactcAGCAGAACTTACAAAACAACCATCGCTTCTCCTAAAGATACACCAATAAATACAAATCCATAAGCCTCGTCCTTTGGATCTTTTCCcagaagcagcatttcctgaattttcaaGCGGTTTTTAGAAAACCTCTGGCCAAATGGTTTCCAAATAGTTTTAATCTTGAATATTAATGTGAATAAAGCATCCCAACGGGATTtatgcagcagctcagcagccacaCCCTTCCCACAGGCAATAATCCATCTGTTTAAGTGATTGGGGGATAAAGCTGTAATTAAAGACTTGACTAATTACAGGGGGTCCAGTGAGTCAGACCCTCACGTTGTCATCAGTTGAACTGGCCACGGGGTGACTAAAAGGATGCAAAGCAGTGGGAGCAGGTCTGAAAACCCACCTGAGGACACCTAAGTTAAGCCCAGAGGAAAGAGTAAAAAGCGGCACATCATAATTTAAACCACATCCTTCCAATCCATTCCCATTCCAGCTTCTCCTCAAGCAGAAGTCTGAATTCAAAGCTGGTTTTCCTCACAAAATTCCATGTCACCTTCACAGCTCGTGTTGGAACAACCGagggaaaacatttctttggTTTGCAGTTCTTTGGGTGTTTCTGAGGCAAATTTTGTTTGATgcattcccaaaaaaaaaaaggctgggctgtgtcccACCCCCTTCCCAGAGCTTTACCTCGTGGTGTATTCGCTGGTAAACTTTTTGCTCGTTGTCTAAAACTACAAAAGATTCGGAGGGTGCGGCGTCACCGTTAAAAATGAAGCTTAAATCCCCTCGTTGGCACTTCATGTCAGTAAAGTCTATCAGAGTTGTGTCCAGCCTGtgaaaacaaccccaaatgTCACCAAGAATGAGCCATAAACGCAGGAGGAATTCAGCTCTCAAGCAggaaagtggatttttttttttttaatggcaaacAAACACATAAAGGGCTGAGTTTTCACAGGACTTTGTAAGTGAAACCTGGATGCAGAAATCAGCACAAAATTACTATAAAGGTacagttttcttcagaaaattgtatttaatattGCCAGCatgaggaggggaaggggagagaatTTATTCAGTGCTACACATTGAGAAACAACTCCTCAGCAGGGCCCTGACTTGAGTAACAACACTGGACATGACCCAAAATCTGAAGAGGACTCAGaaataaactcattttttttttaatttgacttatttttcttcctatttctatttttctcccTCACCAATTGCAAGGAAATGCTCCTGCAGACCTGAATAAGTGGAAGAAGATGGAGCCAAGGCCATGGATCTCTGCAGCAATTCATATCCAGTATTGCCAGAGCattaatttctcttaaaaagGTGGTTAAAGAACTTGAACTGGGTGACTTCAAGTGCTGAGGGATTAAAACTCCTTTGATTCCAAGGAAAAACCTGTATTTATCTATTTCCCCACAGTTCAGGCCTCATACAGGCAGAGCATTCAGAAATGAGAAGGAAGCAACAGCCCCAGACTCGAATTTCACCTAAAAATTCACTTTCCACACCCAAGCTGCCCCTTTAATAGAACAAGGATTTCTACAGATTGAATCTCCAGGATCATATTCCTGCTTCTTAGTTTTAAATTTTGGCCCCTAAAGAAAATGCcagaaaacacatttgattCTAAACTAAATCAGTTGAAGAGCTGAGCTTGGAGAGACTCCTGAAACTCCCTACTGAGTTTGGTAATTTGTCAAATTAAACACCTTAAAGAGATAAATTACATCactttttgggtttgttgtcgtttttgttttgttttttttttttctaactccagactggagcagcagcatttctccaCAAAATACTGGAATTTATTTGCAGTTGTGTTATAAATATCCAATCCCTGTTTTTCACTGGCACGTCTGGTAGATAAAGCTTTATCCAGCTGAACTGCTCTTGCTCTATATTGAAGTTATATTCAGCTCAAAAGGGATAATCAGAGAGCCTGAAATTCCAAGCCACAGTGCTGTGTCATGGATGTGCCCAGCTCCCCAGTGGgatccagcttttccctggaaaaaaaaaaggcaaaagcactCACCTGATATTTATACCTTGTTTGTGTATTTTACATGCATCAGAAGGCAGAATTCGGGAAAGTAAAGGCACtaaaggagggagagaaaaggcaaTCAGGGCACTGAGATCCCCTCTGCAAAGTATTCCCATTAAAACCATTTCATCAGTTTGATTCTGGATGTGTTTTAATGCAAATACAGCATTCTTCATCATCATCCCAACCAAACACAACCAACAGCAGGAGGATTTCTATTTGAtaaaactgatatttttgtaactgtacaCCCTGCTTCCAATATCAGACAGAATTTGTATTTCCATCACAGGTAAACCATTTATCAATCCTAATAACTGTGGCTGTTGACAGTTTGAATTCTGGGATTTAACAGTTTATACAATGCATTAAGGGAAAGCTTGGCTCCAATTAAAGCAGAATAGCCACAAGCATAAAAATGGTTCAAAGTATTAATGTTAATtactaaattaataaaacacatcaaatcatggaatcccagagtggtttgggttgggagggaccttgaggaacatcccatcccactccctgccatggcccaGGTCCTTCAAGCAAAGAGCTACTTCACCCCCTTACTGAGTCACTGGATGAGAGAGGAGAATTCAGCTCCAAAAGTGAATCAACAAAAATCAATCTGGAAAAAGCTGTGTGTCCTTTCCTCAGGACTCAGATCTCCAGCACTGGATTGTGAGTGTCCCATCACAAAGCAGAGAACAGTGTGCTGCAGGCTGATTGCATTATCCCCCTGGGGAAGGGACATGGAAGCACTCACCCCAACTTTGAAAATCCCAGTGAAGCTCTAGATAGAAGTCACCtagctgagaggaaaagaagaatgtgTTAACAAGCTTTTCAGGGTAAACAACTGTAAAATTTGCTGAAAGGCAGGCAGAAGTTGTGTTTGGCAAACCAAGAAAACTTTCAGTAATGCTGCACTTGAATTTTACTGAGCTTAAACATCACTGAagtttcagctgcagcagaatcAATAATGATAAAATGATGCAACTCATCTGAACTCACATCTTTATcattttttaatactaattCAAGCCCTGGATTGCAAAAGATTTATTGTAAGCATGTGTTTAAAACACACTTATGGAGCTCTCTGCTTGCTTTGATTGATCCCATCCAATCCCACGGAATTAGAATTAATTATACAATAATTAATGAGTCAAGTTTCAGGCAGGAGTATTGCAAACACCAATTTCCACTGGCCTTGTGGAAATGTGCTGAAGTCATCAGGTCTGACCTCCTGTGCCTCCAGAGCACGTGTGGGCCAGAGCCAATAGCTCAGCTTTCACAGGCACAGTTTAATTCAATATTTTGATAAATAACTGGGTTTCCACAAATTGCTGTCCCCAAACTGAGCAATATTTCACTGTGTCCAAGAGGAATTGGCTGCTGGATGCTGATggagaataaaaccaaaaatctcCTCCATCACTGGGCAGGAGTCATTTGGGGACTGAACAGACCAGGAAATTATTCATTGACAAAAGATttaagaaagctttaaaaattaaaaattaaataagagaTTCTTTAACTCTGAGATTGCAAAGATGGGATGTTTTACGCAAAccttttatttgaatttctaGAAGTTGAAAGGAAGTATTATCTTAAAATAAACAGGATTCTGTGACCCCTTAAAACAGAGCCAAGACTGCTTTTAAGAGCAAAAGattggtaaaaaaaaaccatggaaaaaactTCCTGGCAGTTTTCCAGAGTGTCCATACTCAGAGCACAAGTCATTCTTTCCACCCCAGCTGGTTTTGTCAGCACAACTCACCTCTTTCAGGGCTTTTAATAACCGAGGTCGCTTCTCTTCAACACTTTCCCTGGATTGCTGCTTGAGCTTCCTCAGGAGTGCTGAAACTACACAGGAATGAATCCATGAACTCTGTTTGTTTGGTAGTTAGAGGTGTTTTATTTGAGGTCTTATACCCATCAGTGCCATGGAACATTTCATCAGAGCTGGGAAATTAATCCCAGTTTTAGGAACTGTACATTAACCTGCTTGGTTATTGAAAATGACCCAAATTACTGAAAAGCCTCAATAATTGTAAAATTAACTACATAATCATGCCAAGAGGGTTTTTACACAGGTATTAGTAAATATGTGGATATAAATATACTGAATATGTGTAACATCCATTCCACTGAGAAAATCTATAGTGAGGAGCTGACATGAGAATGTTGATGGTAGATTATAAACTACTccattaatatattaataatacatTTATATAAGTAATATACAGTGAGTTGTCTGCTATAGGAATGCACCACCACACCTGGTAATACCAAACACTATTAACATCCACCAGTGAGTAACAGCAGAATAATTTCCTTCTGCTACTCCATGTCTGAGGtgaataaataatatttgaataatttatAAATTCTATTTTCCCACTGGCCTGTCGAGATGCAGCCTAAAAAACACATCCCACTAGCAACTGATACATGAACACACCTGCgaccacagggagcagctccaaggAGATGATCccacccagctcagctccattTGAGTGCTGTGACTCCCATTCCAGACCCAGAAAATTCTCGTGCAGAGCATTCCCAATGCCCTCAGTCTGAGCAGAGTTAACAGTTTGCTTATGTAACCCAGTGCAACTTCTTATCAAGGAAATGATGGATGTGCCTGATCATGTTCAGATATAAAACGTTCAGCTGATTAAGAGAAACCCTTCAGAGAGCTGAAAGAGGGCTGTGGGAAAATAACCCAGCTtgagagctctgctctcctgctctgaaTGAGCCCAAATTTAGGATTAATTGGCAAATTGGGATGAATGAAGAAGTGCTTACTCATCTGTCTGTCTCCATAGCTGATGGCTTCGGCCAGAGGGCTCCATCCCTGAGCGTTTTTCACCTTTACTGGAGCATTATGGGCTAAAAGCAGGTGGGCACATTCTGGGACAAAACATCCACAGTTATTTACAGGAAAGGATGCAGCAGGAGAAGTCAGAATAAAACTCTACCCAAAGCAGTTCACATCAGAGATATCACACAGATTCTCAGAACACATATCTGGGTTCTGACTCACTCCAACAAACAAAGCCATTTATGCAAGTACCTCCAGCACTTCCCTGTTCAATATTACCACTAAAAATAATTGGTTATCAGCCACCAATTATGTAACACTGAAGACTTGTCCCTCCTGCTATgtggattttgctttttataatATTTCTGCGTGTCAGGGACACACACCACTGTGGAAGaaagatatttatatttaatataaatataatgtgcagctctctgtgctgcacacaCAAACCAGAGATACCTCAGGGGCTCCATCCCTCTCCAAGGGGTGAATGGATCATGGGGACACAGATTTGGGGGCAGT encodes the following:
- the ANKRD13C gene encoding ankyrin repeat domain-containing protein 13C isoform X2, yielding MTGEKLRSLRRDHKPSKEDGDLLAAGEDEAAAAPGGAFTGGKGGRAGGHRGPGAHRHRPPARAAPAGPERGPFPVHECVFKGDVRRLSALIRTQGIAQKDSHGNTPLHLAVMLGHKVSALLRKLKQQSRESVEEKRPRLLKALKELGDFYLELHWDFQSWVPLLSRILPSDACKIHKQGINIRLDTTLIDFTDMKCQRGDLSFIFNGDAAPSESFVVLDNEQKVYQRIHHEESEMETEEEVDILMSSDIYSATLSTKSITFTRAQTGWLFREDKTERVGNFLADFYLVNGLVLESRKRREHLSEEDILRNKAIMESLSKGGNLMEQNFEPVRRQSLTPPSPNTISWEEYISAESGKAPHLGRELVCKESKKTFKATIAMSQEFPLGIESLLNVLEVIAPFKHFNKLREFVQMKLPPGFPVKLDIPVFPTITATVTFQEFRYDEFHDSIFTIPDDYKEDPSRFPDL
- the ANKRD13C gene encoding ankyrin repeat domain-containing protein 13C isoform X1, yielding MTGEKLRSLRRDHKPSKEDGDLLAAGEDEAAAAPGGAFTGGKGGRAGGHRGPGAHRHRPPARAAPAGPERGPFPVHECVFKGDVRRLSALIRTQGIAQKDSHGNTPLHLAVMLGHKECAHLLLAHNAPVKVKNAQGWSPLAEAISYGDRQMISALLRKLKQQSRESVEEKRPRLLKALKELGDFYLELHWDFQSWVPLLSRILPSDACKIHKQGINIRLDTTLIDFTDMKCQRGDLSFIFNGDAAPSESFVVLDNEQKVYQRIHHEESEMETEEEVDILMSSDIYSATLSTKSITFTRAQTGWLFREDKTERVGNFLADFYLVNGLVLESRKRREHLSEEDILRNKAIMESLSKGGNLMEQNFEPVRRQSLTPPSPNTISWEEYISAESGKAPHLGRELVCKESKKTFKATIAMSQEFPLGIESLLNVLEVIAPFKHFNKLREFVQMKLPPGFPVKLDIPVFPTITATVTFQEFRYDEFHDSIFTIPDDYKEDPSRFPDL